The following coding sequences are from one Xiphophorus couchianus chromosome 22, X_couchianus-1.0, whole genome shotgun sequence window:
- the kif20ba gene encoding kinesin-like protein KIF20B isoform X10 produces the protein MTDSCLNQTDLRRLAEDGKNKLSAEFIPSPELPHSCMEDKEHLQVYLRIRPLTSAERSNGESQDCVAMETPDTVLLKPPSLSLLARLSSDKSLPQTGQRFQFSRVYGPETTQSELFEGTVKDLVKNVLEGENSLIFTYGITNSGKTFTFLGPDSEAEAGILPRALHLIFSSIGDNVFQGLSVKPHRCREFLALSRQQQADEALFKNSLLKQLRENEKSSSSLQNATSKTWFEAVCRVLEGLLSAGSTAPQPSTAAQDRIILDVKPNTKFSVWVSFCEIYNENILDLLEVAQSGALRRPALRLAQDANSNSYVKDLRWVQVSSAEEAFRVVKLGRRNQSFSSTRLNQLSSRSHSIFSIRILSVEDSDPPRVHTISELCLCDLAGSERCAKTQNKGERLKEAGNINASLLSLGKCIKALRYNQQAKLLQHIPFRESKLTHYLQGFFCGRGRACMIVNINQCASMYDETLNVLKFSAVAQKVVVLISRPLPAVASCSDSSSFRASGRRSAGWETSLEDVLEDEEEEEEEEEDSVMEDTMDQTTNGGEEEEVINKGMHEQQVALLRQLQVQLKMERSENLLLEARVREEISREFSELFSDMQKDYDERLVREREILEERGERRLEIFKNLVKNLSSAGCSSDSVTMDRFLSCQASELPGASHFSLGSGPTEKKPEDDQNHEHRADEAEEKKWLLLQLQEKSVQVAQLEQQLEDLKKKTELGSQNSSDRGKDKDQLQEALTALQKEQTKREELMAALEYQTLGKEEALASLQEERRAREEVQSALEESRRQQQEPRVAEQVEVQTAVHLQPAVEELEEKIQDQSYQIHVLTEELQQLKQLHTPVFSYSDGVDIQLWKEVSELSKRLEEEKKRSETKQKLIQQLDEERKQREAAIEQQVRELQRKLEEQEELRVQLESQREASNQEAEQLHLKLRLQQEAAEKLRDDLREAELHSNTASTSAEDLHRVNSDLRKEITSLKEEASSEMEQMRREKDRQLEEKLAEMERRSAEREAELLEELQEAERKVAALQENLHQSEQKVATLQEAEQKVATLQENLHQSEQKVATLLKNLHQSEQKVATLQEAEQKVATLQENLHQSEQKVATLQEAEQKVATLQENLHQSEQKVVTLQEAEQKVATLQENLHQSEQKVVNLQETLHQSEQKVATLQEAERKIATLQENLQESQQLAVTLQRKLQEVEQQVATLQEKLQETERREEEKNLAAQEVRRKEVERRQELLAVAHEALAEKDAELEKKAGEISRLKLEAQEEAQQVKSLRLELQRKEDDSSDLREKLADYRKQVQQVQKEVSAMRAEETALKQKLSDSEKTKKQLQSDLSSRDRTIQQLRAEQQDSKAAQLYQEACKELQAKQQVMEDMRLALTEQEETQQQMEQVLDDKMRLMQELSAEVEKLKGKLLEQNRGSGRPSDDLGLARDEASRAQQSLKVLTEKQQAERRKWQEEKLSLIGQAKEAEDKRNQEMRKFAEDRERYCRQQSLLESRLEEKEAAMESWRAERDTLVAALEVQLQKLLASQADKDKLIKELQQQSAASPAGANGGRRSLRVAELQAALVEKEAEIERLKENLQKNTAEQSDSSALAKKAKAEPLQPERRETRSSASSRGSSGFPSVLESSEVSTETGRTSRFPRPELEISFSPLQPNRLALRRQGDDSAVTVKISRTGRKRKSGEMEKSHIFRRTKRRTARQEEVETENRRNTRTKLTPKLSPRTEESATSQSSLRSRKDGTLQKIGDFLQRSPTVLGSGAKKMMSLVSGRVDAQSASSSSSSSSPLRLTTKRSRKKLYRPEISCPMEMPSHPIINQETKDGDGSQQIKLRLRSRVAKC, from the exons ATGACTGACTCCTGCCTGAACCAGACTGACCTACGAAGACTCGCTGAAGATGGGAAAAATAAACTCTCAGCAGAGTTCATCCCCTCACCAGAACTACCG cATTCCTGCATGGAGGATAAAGAACACCTGCAGGTTTACCTCAGAATCCGACCCTTGACCTCAGCAGAAAGAAGCAATGGAGAGTCACAG gactgtgttgccatggaaaccccAGATACGGTTCTCCTGAAGCCTCCCAGTCTGTCCCTTTTGGCCCGGCTCAGCAGTGATAAATCCCTTCCTCAGACCGGCCAGCGCTTCCAGTTCTCCAGG GTTTACGGCCCAGAAACGACACAAAGTGAGCTGTTTGAAGGCACCGTCAAAGATCTGGTCAAAAATGTCCTGGAAGGAGAAAACTCTCTGATTTTCACCTATGGAATCACCAACTCTGGGAAGACCTTCACGTTCCTCG GTCCCGACTCTGAAGCTGAAGCTGGAATCCTGCCCCGGGCGCTGCACCTCATCTTCAGCAGCATCGGTGACAATGTGTTCCAGGGCCTGAGCGTCAAGCCGCACCGCTGCAGGGAGTTCCTGGCTCTGAGCCGCCAGCAGCAGGCCGACGAGGCGCTGTTCAAGAACAGCCTGCTCAAACAACTCAGAGAG aatgagaagagcagcagcagcctgcagAACGCGACCAGCAAGACTTGGTTTGAAG ctgtcTGTAGGGTTTTAGAAGGTCTGTTGTCTGCAGGCTCCACGGCGCCGCAGCCCAGTACTGCAGCCCAAGACAGAATCATCCTGGACGTCAAACCCAACACCAAGTTCTCCGTCTGGGTCTCCTTCTGTGAGATCTACAACGAGAACATCCTCGACCTCCTGGAGGTGGCACAGAGCGGGGCGCTGCGCAGGCCGGCTCTGCGGCTGGCACAGGACGCCAACAGCAACTCCTACGTGAAAG ATCTACGCTGGGTCCAGGTGAGCAGTGCTGAGGAGGCGTTCAGAGTGGTGAAACTGGGCCGGAGGAACCAGAGCTTCTCCTCCACCCGCCTCAACCAACTCTCCAGCAGGAG TCACAGCATCTTCTCCATCCGGATTCTGAGCGTAGAGGACAGCGACCCGCCCAGAGTCCACACCATCAGCGA GTTGTGTCTGTGTGACCTGGCTGGCTCCGAGCGATGTGCCAAGACTCAGAACAAAGGAGAGCGCCTGAAGGAGGCAGGAAACATCAACGCCTCACTGCTCAGCTTGGGGAAGTGCATCAAAGCTCTACGCTACAACCAGCAGGCCAA GCTGCTGCAGCACATTCCCTTCAGGGAGAGCAAGCTCACACACTACCTGCAGGGCTTCTTCTGCGGCCGGGGCAGAGCCTGCATGATTGTCAACATCAACCAGTGCGCCTCCATGTACGACGAGACCCTCAACGTCCTCAAGTTCTCCGCCGTGGCCCAGAAG GTGGTCGTCCTGATCTCCAGGCCGCTCCCTGCCGTCGCGTCCTGCAGTGACTCCTCCTCCTTCAGAGCCTCAGGGAGGAGGAGCGCCGGCTGGGAGACCAGTCTGGAGGACGTTctggaggatgaggaggaggaggaggaggaagaagaagacagtGTCATGGAGGACACTATGGATCAGACGACCAacggaggagaagaagaggaagtcATCAACAAAGGGATGCATGAG cagcaggtggcGCTGTTGAGGCAACTGCAGGTCCAGCTGAAGATGGAGCGCTCGGAGAACCTGCTGCTGGAGGCCCGGGTCAGAGAGGAGATCAGTCGCGAGTTCTCAGAGCTGTTCTCCGACATGCAGAAGGACTACGA tgagCGCCTGGTCAGGGAGAGGGAGATCCTGGAGGAGCGAGGTGAAAGGAGGCTGGAGATCTTCAAGAACCTGGTCAAGAACTTGTCCTCAGCTGGCTGCAGCTCGGACTCGGTCACCATG GACAGATTTCTGAGCTGTCAGGCCTCTGAGCTGCCAGGTGCATCTCACTTCAGCCTCGGATCCGGACCGACTGAAAAGAAACCTGAAGACGATCAGAACCACGAGCACAGAG ctgatgaagcagaagaaaagaaatggctTCTTCTTCAGCTCCAGGAAAAGTCAGTGCAGGTGGCCCAGttggagcagcagctggaggacctgaagaagaagacagaacTGGGCTCACAGAACAGCTCTGATCGAGGCAAAGATAAAGATCAGCTCCAG GAAGCTCTGACTGCGCTTCAGAAGGAGCAGACGAAGAGAGAGGAGCTGATGGCTGCGCTGGAGTACCAGACTCTGGGGAAGGAGGAGGCGCTGGCCTCCCTCCAGGAGGAGCGCAGAGCCAGGGAGGAGGTGCAGTCTGCTCTGGAGGAGAGCcggcggcagcagcaggagcCCCGAGTGGCGGAGCAGGTGGAGGTGCAGACTGCAGTCCACCTGCAGCCTgctgtggaggagctggaggagaagatCCAGGATCAGTCCTACCAGATCCACGTCCTcacagaggagctgcagcagctaaaGCAGCTGCACACGCCTGTTTTCTCTTACTCTGACGGCGTCGACATCCAGCTGTGGAAGGAAGTCTCTGAGCTCAGCAagaggctggaggaggagaagaagaggagcgAGACGAAGCAGAAACTCATCCAGCAGCTggatgaggagaggaaacaaagAGAGGCCGCAATAGAGCAGCAGGTCAGagagctgcagaggaagctTGAGGAGCAGGAAGAACTGCGAGTCCAGCTGGAATCCCAACGGGAAGCGTCCAATCAGGAAGCAGAGCAGCTGCATCTGAAGCTCAGActgcagcaggaagctgcagagaaactgagAGACGACCTGAGAGAAGCTGAGCTCCACAGCAACACCGCCTCAACCAGCGCTGAAGACCTGCACAGGGTGAACTCTGACCTCCGGAAGGAGATCACGTCCCTGAAGGAAGAGGCTTCCTCTGAGATGGAGCAGATGAGACGAGAGAAGGACCggcagctggaggagaagcTGGCTGAGATGGAGAGAAGATCTGCTGAGAGGGAAgcagagctgctggaggagctgcaggaagcAGAGCGAAAGGTCGCAGCCCTGCAGGAGAACCTGCATCAGTCAGAGCAAAAGGTTGCGACCCTGCAGGAAGCAGAGCAAAAGGTCGCGACCCTGCAGGAGAACCTGCATCAGTCAGAGCAAAAGGTTGCGACCCTGCTGAAGAATCTGCATCAGTCAGAGCAAAAGGTTGCGACCCTGCAGGAAGCAGAGCAAAAGGTCGCGACCCTGCAGGAGAACCTGCATCAGTCAGAGCAAAAGGTTGCGACCCTGCAGGAAGCAGAGCAAAAGGTCGCGACCCTGCAGGAGAACCTGCATCAGTCAGAGCAAAAG GTTGTGACCCTGCAGGAAGCAGAGCAAAAGGTCGCGACCCTGCAGGAGAACCTGCATCAGTCAGAGCAAAAGGTTGTGAACCTGCAGGAGACCCTGCATCAGTCAGAGCAAAAGGTCGCAACCCTGCAGGAGGCAGAACGAAAGATTGCAACCTTGCAGGAGAATCTGCAGGAGTCACAACAACTGGCCGTAACTCTGCAAAGGAAACTGCAGGAAGTTGAGCAACAGGTGGCGACCTTGCAGGAGAAGCTGCAGGAAACAGAGCGAcgggaggaggagaagaaccTTGCTGCCCAGGAAGTGAGGAGGAAGGAGGTGGAGCGGCGGCAGGAGCTGCTGGCTGTGGCTCATGAGGCCTTAGCTGAGAAGGATGCCGAGCTGGAGAAGAAAGCCGGGGAGATCAGCAG GCTGAAGCTGGAGGCTCAAGAGGAGGCGCAGCAGGTGAAGAGCCTCCGTCTGGAGCTTCAGAGGAAGGAGGATGACTCGTCCGACCTCAGAGAGAAGCTGGCTGACTACAGGAAGCAGGTCCAGCAGGTCCAGAAGGAG GTGTCGGCCATGAGAGCAGAGGAGACGGCCCTGAAGCAGAAGCTTTCTGACTCGGAAAAAACCAAGAAGCAGCTGCAGTCGGACCTGAGCAGCAGAGACAGAACCATCCAGCAGCTCAGAGCC GAGCAACAGGACTCTAAGGCTGCCCAGCTCTACCAGGAGGCCTGTAAAG agctgcaggCCAAGCAGCAGGTGATGGAGGACATGCGGCTGGCGCTGACGGAGCAGGAGGAGACGCAGCAGCAGATGGAGCAGGTCCTGGACGACAAGATGCGTCTGATGCAGGAGCTCTCTGCAG AGGTGGAGAAGCTGAAGGGGAAGCTGCTGGAGCAGAACAGAGGGTCCGGCCGACCTTCAGACGATCTCGGGCTGGCCAGAGACGAAGCTTCCCGAGCCCAGCAGAGCTTAAAG GTGTTGACAGAGAAACAGCAGGCTGAAcgcaggaagtggcaggaggagAAGCTGTCTCTGATTGGCCAGGCCAAAGAGGCAGAGGACAAGAGGAACCAAGAGATGAGGAAGTTTGCTGAAGACCGAGAGCGCTACTGTCGCCAGCAGAGCCTCCTG GAGTCCAGgctggaggagaaggaggcAGCCATGGAGAGCTGGAGGGCGGAGCGGGACACGCTGGTCGCCGCTCTGGAGGTACAGCTGCAGAAGCTGCTGGCCAGCCAGGCGGACAAAGACAAGCTCATcaaggagctgcagcagcagagcgcAGCATCACCAGCTGGG gcTAATGGTGGCCGTCGTTCTCTCAGAGTGGCAGAGCTGCAGGCAGCTCTAGTGGAGAAGGAAGCAGAGATCGAGCGGCTGAAGGAAAACCTccagaaaaacacagcagagcag aGTGACAGTTCTGCTCTGGCTAAGAAAGCAAAGGCTGAACCGCTGCAGCCAGAGAGGAGGGAGACAAGATCGTCTGCCAGCAGTCGG GGTTCGTCCGGCTTCCCCTCGGTGCTGGAGTCCTCCGAGGTTTCCACGGAAACGGGCCGGACGAGCCGCTTCCCCCGGCCGGAGTTGGAGATCTCGTTCAGCCCGCTGCAGCCCAACCGCCTGGCGCTGCGGCGGCAGGGCGACGACAGCGCCGTCACCGTCAAGATCAGCCGGACTGGACGCAAGAGGAAGAGCGGCGAGATGGAGAAG tctCACATTTTCAGGAGGACTAAGAGACGAACAGCACGCCAG GAGGAAGTGGAGACGGAGAACCGGAGGAACACCAGAACCAAACTCACACCAAAGCTGAGCCCACGGACAGAGGAG AGCGCTACCTCCCAGAGCAGCCTCCGCAGCAGGAAGGACGGCACGCTGCAGAAGATCGGAGACTTCCTGCAGAGGTCCCCGACCGTGCTGGGCTCTGGAG CCAAGAAGATGATGAGCCTGGTCAGCGGCCGTGTGGATGCCCAGtcagcctcttcctcctcttcctcctcttcccccCTCCGTTTGACGACCaagaggagcagaaagaaaCTCTACAGGCCTGAAATCTCCTGCCCCATGGAAATGCCCTCCCACCCG ATTATTAACCAGGAGACGAAGGACGGCGACGGCAGCCAGCAGATCAAGCTGCGCCTCCGCTCCAGAGTGGCTAAATGCTAG
- the kif20ba gene encoding kinesin-like protein KIF20B isoform X23: MTDSCLNQTDLRRLAEDGKNKLSAEFIPSPELPHSCMEDKEHLQVYLRIRPLTSAERSNGESQDCVAMETPDTVLLKPPSLSLLARLSSDKSLPQTGQRFQFSRVYGPETTQSELFEGTVKDLVKNVLEGENSLIFTYGITNSGKTFTFLGPDSEAEAGILPRALHLIFSSIGDNVFQGLSVKPHRCREFLALSRQQQADEALFKNSLLKQLRENEKSSSSLQNATSKTWFEAVCRVLEGLLSAGSTAPQPSTAAQDRIILDVKPNTKFSVWVSFCEIYNENILDLLEVAQSGALRRPALRLAQDANSNSYVKDLRWVQVSSAEEAFRVVKLGRRNQSFSSTRLNQLSSRSHSIFSIRILSVEDSDPPRVHTISELCLCDLAGSERCAKTQNKGERLKEAGNINASLLSLGKCIKALRYNQQAKLLQHIPFRESKLTHYLQGFFCGRGRACMIVNINQCASMYDETLNVLKFSAVAQKVVVLISRPLPAVASCSDSSSFRASGRRSAGWETSLEDVLEDEEEEEEEEEDSVMEDTMDQTTNGGEEEEVINKGMHEQQVALLRQLQVQLKMERSENLLLEARVREEISREFSELFSDMQKDYDERLVREREILEERGERRLEIFKNLVKNLSSAGCSSDSVTMDRFLSCQASELPGASHFSLGSGPTEKKPEDDQNHEHRADEAEEKKWLLLQLQEKSVQVAQLEQQLEDLKKKTELGSQNSSDRGKDKDQLQEALTALQKEQTKREELMAALEYQTLGKEEALASLQEERRAREEVQSALEESRRQQQEPRVAEQVEVQTAVHLQPAVEELEEKIQDQSYQIHVLTEELQQLKQLHTPVFSYSDGVDIQLWKEVSELSKRLEEEKKRSETKQKLIQQLDEERKQREAAIEQQVRELQRKLEEQEELRVQLESQREASNQEAEQLHLKLRLQQEAAEKLRDDLREAELHSNTASTSAEDLHRVNSDLRKEITSLKEEASSEMEQMRREKDRQLEEKLAEMERRSAEREAELLEELQEAERKVAALQENLHQSEQKVATLQEAEQKVATLQENLHQSEQKVATLLKNLHQSEQKVATLQEAEQKVATLQENLHQSEQKVATLQEAEQKVATLQENLHQSEQKVATLQEAERKIATLQENLQESQQLAVTLQRKLQEVEQQVATLQEKLQETERREEEKNLAAQEVRRKEVERRQELLAVAHEALAEKDAELEKKAGEISRLKLEAQEEAQQVKSLRLELQRKEDDSSDLREKLADYRKQVQQVQKEVSAMRAEETALKQKLSDSEKTKKQLQSDLSSRDRTIQQLRAEQQDSKAAQLYQEACKELQAKQQVMEDMRLALTEQEETQQQMEQVLDDKMRLMQELSAEVEKLKGKLLEQNRGSGRPSDDLGLARDEASRAQQSLKVLTEKQQAERRKWQEEKLSLIGQAKEAEDKRNQEMRKFAEDRERYCRQQSLLESRLEEKEAAMESWRAERDTLVAALEVQLQKLLASQADKDKLIKELQQQSAASPAGANGGRRSLRVAELQAALVEKEAEIERLKENLQKNTAEQSDSSALAKKAKAEPLQPERRETRSSASSRGSSGFPSVLESSEVSTETGRTSRFPRPELEISFSPLQPNRLALRRQGDDSAVTVKISRTGRKRKSGEMEKSHIFRRTKRRTARQEEVETENRRNTRTKLTPKLSPRTEESATSQSSLRSRKDGTLQKIGDFLQRSPTVLGSGAKKMMSLVSGRVDAQSASSSSSSSSPLRLTTKRSRKKLYRPEISCPMEMPSHPIINQETKDGDGSQQIKLRLRSRVAKC; this comes from the exons ATGACTGACTCCTGCCTGAACCAGACTGACCTACGAAGACTCGCTGAAGATGGGAAAAATAAACTCTCAGCAGAGTTCATCCCCTCACCAGAACTACCG cATTCCTGCATGGAGGATAAAGAACACCTGCAGGTTTACCTCAGAATCCGACCCTTGACCTCAGCAGAAAGAAGCAATGGAGAGTCACAG gactgtgttgccatggaaaccccAGATACGGTTCTCCTGAAGCCTCCCAGTCTGTCCCTTTTGGCCCGGCTCAGCAGTGATAAATCCCTTCCTCAGACCGGCCAGCGCTTCCAGTTCTCCAGG GTTTACGGCCCAGAAACGACACAAAGTGAGCTGTTTGAAGGCACCGTCAAAGATCTGGTCAAAAATGTCCTGGAAGGAGAAAACTCTCTGATTTTCACCTATGGAATCACCAACTCTGGGAAGACCTTCACGTTCCTCG GTCCCGACTCTGAAGCTGAAGCTGGAATCCTGCCCCGGGCGCTGCACCTCATCTTCAGCAGCATCGGTGACAATGTGTTCCAGGGCCTGAGCGTCAAGCCGCACCGCTGCAGGGAGTTCCTGGCTCTGAGCCGCCAGCAGCAGGCCGACGAGGCGCTGTTCAAGAACAGCCTGCTCAAACAACTCAGAGAG aatgagaagagcagcagcagcctgcagAACGCGACCAGCAAGACTTGGTTTGAAG ctgtcTGTAGGGTTTTAGAAGGTCTGTTGTCTGCAGGCTCCACGGCGCCGCAGCCCAGTACTGCAGCCCAAGACAGAATCATCCTGGACGTCAAACCCAACACCAAGTTCTCCGTCTGGGTCTCCTTCTGTGAGATCTACAACGAGAACATCCTCGACCTCCTGGAGGTGGCACAGAGCGGGGCGCTGCGCAGGCCGGCTCTGCGGCTGGCACAGGACGCCAACAGCAACTCCTACGTGAAAG ATCTACGCTGGGTCCAGGTGAGCAGTGCTGAGGAGGCGTTCAGAGTGGTGAAACTGGGCCGGAGGAACCAGAGCTTCTCCTCCACCCGCCTCAACCAACTCTCCAGCAGGAG TCACAGCATCTTCTCCATCCGGATTCTGAGCGTAGAGGACAGCGACCCGCCCAGAGTCCACACCATCAGCGA GTTGTGTCTGTGTGACCTGGCTGGCTCCGAGCGATGTGCCAAGACTCAGAACAAAGGAGAGCGCCTGAAGGAGGCAGGAAACATCAACGCCTCACTGCTCAGCTTGGGGAAGTGCATCAAAGCTCTACGCTACAACCAGCAGGCCAA GCTGCTGCAGCACATTCCCTTCAGGGAGAGCAAGCTCACACACTACCTGCAGGGCTTCTTCTGCGGCCGGGGCAGAGCCTGCATGATTGTCAACATCAACCAGTGCGCCTCCATGTACGACGAGACCCTCAACGTCCTCAAGTTCTCCGCCGTGGCCCAGAAG GTGGTCGTCCTGATCTCCAGGCCGCTCCCTGCCGTCGCGTCCTGCAGTGACTCCTCCTCCTTCAGAGCCTCAGGGAGGAGGAGCGCCGGCTGGGAGACCAGTCTGGAGGACGTTctggaggatgaggaggaggaggaggaggaagaagaagacagtGTCATGGAGGACACTATGGATCAGACGACCAacggaggagaagaagaggaagtcATCAACAAAGGGATGCATGAG cagcaggtggcGCTGTTGAGGCAACTGCAGGTCCAGCTGAAGATGGAGCGCTCGGAGAACCTGCTGCTGGAGGCCCGGGTCAGAGAGGAGATCAGTCGCGAGTTCTCAGAGCTGTTCTCCGACATGCAGAAGGACTACGA tgagCGCCTGGTCAGGGAGAGGGAGATCCTGGAGGAGCGAGGTGAAAGGAGGCTGGAGATCTTCAAGAACCTGGTCAAGAACTTGTCCTCAGCTGGCTGCAGCTCGGACTCGGTCACCATG GACAGATTTCTGAGCTGTCAGGCCTCTGAGCTGCCAGGTGCATCTCACTTCAGCCTCGGATCCGGACCGACTGAAAAGAAACCTGAAGACGATCAGAACCACGAGCACAGAG ctgatgaagcagaagaaaagaaatggctTCTTCTTCAGCTCCAGGAAAAGTCAGTGCAGGTGGCCCAGttggagcagcagctggaggacctgaagaagaagacagaacTGGGCTCACAGAACAGCTCTGATCGAGGCAAAGATAAAGATCAGCTCCAG GAAGCTCTGACTGCGCTTCAGAAGGAGCAGACGAAGAGAGAGGAGCTGATGGCTGCGCTGGAGTACCAGACTCTGGGGAAGGAGGAGGCGCTGGCCTCCCTCCAGGAGGAGCGCAGAGCCAGGGAGGAGGTGCAGTCTGCTCTGGAGGAGAGCcggcggcagcagcaggagcCCCGAGTGGCGGAGCAGGTGGAGGTGCAGACTGCAGTCCACCTGCAGCCTgctgtggaggagctggaggagaagatCCAGGATCAGTCCTACCAGATCCACGTCCTcacagaggagctgcagcagctaaaGCAGCTGCACACGCCTGTTTTCTCTTACTCTGACGGCGTCGACATCCAGCTGTGGAAGGAAGTCTCTGAGCTCAGCAagaggctggaggaggagaagaagaggagcgAGACGAAGCAGAAACTCATCCAGCAGCTggatgaggagaggaaacaaagAGAGGCCGCAATAGAGCAGCAGGTCAGagagctgcagaggaagctTGAGGAGCAGGAAGAACTGCGAGTCCAGCTGGAATCCCAACGGGAAGCGTCCAATCAGGAAGCAGAGCAGCTGCATCTGAAGCTCAGActgcagcaggaagctgcagagaaactgagAGACGACCTGAGAGAAGCTGAGCTCCACAGCAACACCGCCTCAACCAGCGCTGAAGACCTGCACAGGGTGAACTCTGACCTCCGGAAGGAGATCACGTCCCTGAAGGAAGAGGCTTCCTCTGAGATGGAGCAGATGAGACGAGAGAAGGACCggcagctggaggagaagcTGGCTGAGATGGAGAGAAGATCTGCTGAGAGGGAAgcagagctgctggaggagctgcaggaagcAGAGCGAAAGGTCGCAGCCCTGCAGGAGAACCTGCATCAGTCAGAGCAAAAGGTTGCGACCCTGCAGGAAGCAGAGCAAAAGGTCGCGACCCTGCAGGAGAACCTGCATCAGTCAGAGCAAAAGGTTGCGACCCTGCTGAAGAATCTGCATCAGTCAGAGCAAAAGGTTGCGACCCTGCAGGAAGCAGAGCAAAAGGTCGCGACCCTGCAGGAGAACCTGCATCAGTCAGAGCAAAAGGTTGCGACCCTGCAGGAAGCAGAGCAAAAGGTCGCGACCCTGCAGGAGAACCTGCATCAGTCAGAGCAAAAG GTCGCAACCCTGCAGGAGGCAGAACGAAAGATTGCAACCTTGCAGGAGAATCTGCAGGAGTCACAACAACTGGCCGTAACTCTGCAAAGGAAACTGCAGGAAGTTGAGCAACAGGTGGCGACCTTGCAGGAGAAGCTGCAGGAAACAGAGCGAcgggaggaggagaagaaccTTGCTGCCCAGGAAGTGAGGAGGAAGGAGGTGGAGCGGCGGCAGGAGCTGCTGGCTGTGGCTCATGAGGCCTTAGCTGAGAAGGATGCCGAGCTGGAGAAGAAAGCCGGGGAGATCAGCAG GCTGAAGCTGGAGGCTCAAGAGGAGGCGCAGCAGGTGAAGAGCCTCCGTCTGGAGCTTCAGAGGAAGGAGGATGACTCGTCCGACCTCAGAGAGAAGCTGGCTGACTACAGGAAGCAGGTCCAGCAGGTCCAGAAGGAG GTGTCGGCCATGAGAGCAGAGGAGACGGCCCTGAAGCAGAAGCTTTCTGACTCGGAAAAAACCAAGAAGCAGCTGCAGTCGGACCTGAGCAGCAGAGACAGAACCATCCAGCAGCTCAGAGCC GAGCAACAGGACTCTAAGGCTGCCCAGCTCTACCAGGAGGCCTGTAAAG agctgcaggCCAAGCAGCAGGTGATGGAGGACATGCGGCTGGCGCTGACGGAGCAGGAGGAGACGCAGCAGCAGATGGAGCAGGTCCTGGACGACAAGATGCGTCTGATGCAGGAGCTCTCTGCAG AGGTGGAGAAGCTGAAGGGGAAGCTGCTGGAGCAGAACAGAGGGTCCGGCCGACCTTCAGACGATCTCGGGCTGGCCAGAGACGAAGCTTCCCGAGCCCAGCAGAGCTTAAAG GTGTTGACAGAGAAACAGCAGGCTGAAcgcaggaagtggcaggaggagAAGCTGTCTCTGATTGGCCAGGCCAAAGAGGCAGAGGACAAGAGGAACCAAGAGATGAGGAAGTTTGCTGAAGACCGAGAGCGCTACTGTCGCCAGCAGAGCCTCCTG GAGTCCAGgctggaggagaaggaggcAGCCATGGAGAGCTGGAGGGCGGAGCGGGACACGCTGGTCGCCGCTCTGGAGGTACAGCTGCAGAAGCTGCTGGCCAGCCAGGCGGACAAAGACAAGCTCATcaaggagctgcagcagcagagcgcAGCATCACCAGCTGGG gcTAATGGTGGCCGTCGTTCTCTCAGAGTGGCAGAGCTGCAGGCAGCTCTAGTGGAGAAGGAAGCAGAGATCGAGCGGCTGAAGGAAAACCTccagaaaaacacagcagagcag aGTGACAGTTCTGCTCTGGCTAAGAAAGCAAAGGCTGAACCGCTGCAGCCAGAGAGGAGGGAGACAAGATCGTCTGCCAGCAGTCGG GGTTCGTCCGGCTTCCCCTCGGTGCTGGAGTCCTCCGAGGTTTCCACGGAAACGGGCCGGACGAGCCGCTTCCCCCGGCCGGAGTTGGAGATCTCGTTCAGCCCGCTGCAGCCCAACCGCCTGGCGCTGCGGCGGCAGGGCGACGACAGCGCCGTCACCGTCAAGATCAGCCGGACTGGACGCAAGAGGAAGAGCGGCGAGATGGAGAAG tctCACATTTTCAGGAGGACTAAGAGACGAACAGCACGCCAG GAGGAAGTGGAGACGGAGAACCGGAGGAACACCAGAACCAAACTCACACCAAAGCTGAGCCCACGGACAGAGGAG AGCGCTACCTCCCAGAGCAGCCTCCGCAGCAGGAAGGACGGCACGCTGCAGAAGATCGGAGACTTCCTGCAGAGGTCCCCGACCGTGCTGGGCTCTGGAG CCAAGAAGATGATGAGCCTGGTCAGCGGCCGTGTGGATGCCCAGtcagcctcttcctcctcttcctcctcttcccccCTCCGTTTGACGACCaagaggagcagaaagaaaCTCTACAGGCCTGAAATCTCCTGCCCCATGGAAATGCCCTCCCACCCG ATTATTAACCAGGAGACGAAGGACGGCGACGGCAGCCAGCAGATCAAGCTGCGCCTCCGCTCCAGAGTGGCTAAATGCTAG